The Sebastes umbrosus isolate fSebUmb1 chromosome 23, fSebUmb1.pri, whole genome shotgun sequence genome contains a region encoding:
- the LOC119482552 gene encoding probable tRNA N6-adenosine threonylcarbamoyltransferase produces the protein MTVVIGFEGSANKIGIGIIRDGEVLSNPRRTYITPPGQGFMPSDTARHHRAVILTVLKEALEEAGLKPADIDCVAYTKGPGMGAPLVTVALVARTVAQLWGKPLLGVNHCIGHIEMGRLITQANNPTVLYVSGGNTQVIAYSERRYRIFGETIDIAVGNCLDRFARVIKISNDPSPGYNIEQLAKKGSQYVELPYTVKGMDVSFSGILSFIEEAAHKMLSSGQCAAEDLCFSLQETVFSMLVEITERAMAHCGSEEVLIVGGVGCNLRLQEMMGVMCKERGAKLFATDERFCIDNGAMIAQAGWEMFKSGQVTELEDSWITQRYRTDEVEVTWRD, from the exons ATGACTGTAGTGATCGGATTTGAGGGCAGTGCCAACAAGATCGGCATAGGAATCATCAGGGATGGCGAAGTGCTTTCCAACCCTAGACGGACCTACATTACGCCCCCTGGTCAAG GGTTCATGCCGAGCGACACCGCCAGGCACCACCGTGCTGTCATACTGACTGTCCTGAAGGAGGCACTGGAGGAAGCTGGGCTGAAGCCTGCAGACATAGACTGTGTGGCATACACCAAAG gTCCTGGTATGGGTGCCCCCTTGGTGACGGTGGCTCTGGTGGCTCGTACAGTCGCACAGCTTTGGGGGAAGCCGCTCCTCGGTGTCAACCACTGTATCGGACACATTGAGATGGGCCGCCTCATCACACAAGCCAACAACCCTACCGTGCTTTACGTCAGCGGAGGGAACACACAG GTTATTGCGTACTCGGAGCGGCGGTACAGAATATTTGGGGAGACCATCGACATCGCAGTTGGCAACTGTCTGGACAGGTTCGCTAGAGTTATAAAG ATTTCCAATGACCCCAGTCCAGGCTACAACATCGAGCAGCTGGCCAAAAA AGGGAGTCAGTATGTGGAGCTGCCATATACAGTAAAAGGAATGGACGTCTCATTTTCTGggattttatcttttattgag GAAGCCGCTCATAAGATGCTGAGCTCTGGTCAGTGTGCAGCAGAGGACCTGTGTTTCTCCCTGCAG GAGACCGTGTTCTCCATGCTGGTGGAGATCACCGAGAGGGCCATGGCTCACTGCGGTTCCGAAGAGGTCCTCATCGTGGGGGGCGTTGGCT GTAACCTACGCTTGCAGGAGATGATGGGGGTGATGTGCAAGGAGAGAGGAGCCAAGCTGTTTGCCACAGATGAACG ATTCTGCATAGACAACGGAGCAATGATCGCTCAAGCCGGCTGGGAGATGTTTAAATCCGGTCAGGTGACCGAGCTGGAAGACTCGTGGATTACACAAAG GTACAGAACAGATGAAGTGGAGGTGACGTGGAGAGACTGA